The Obesumbacterium proteus DNA window GGTGACGCCCCAAATACGTTTTACGCCAGCCTGATCGAGTGTTTTAGCGACTAGGGCTGCAACAGTTTGCTTCATGAACACCTCCCTTGAATGAATTCAGGTAGCTCGCTCATTGATGCTTTCAGTGAGCGAGTGAAAGTCACGGCGCTGTCGGCAATGCCGAGTGCATTGTCTGCCATCGAGAACACCACTATACATTTTGTATTATAAATATTGTAGAAATGTTATAGCAATGAGGCATTACTGAAAGATATTGGAGACAGGGAGGTAGGAAAGTAAGCGGGCCATCTGTTGATGAAAAAACAGAACGACCCGGCTGATTAGGCAAAAACGTTAGGCAATAACCACATCACTATTTAGCTGGCAAGAGCAGGCGAGTACATACCCTTGTGCGATTTCGTCTGGCGTCAGCGTCATGGTGCTGCTGGTGGTGTAATCACCGCTAAGAATGCGGGTTTTACAGCAACCACAAACCCCTGCACGGCAGGCTGCCTGAATCGGAAGCTTGTTTTGTTCCATCGCGAACAGCAGCGTTGCGCCCACCGGTGCATGATAGGTGTGCAACGGCGTGTTGGTGGTGAGCTTGAGCGTTGCGCCATCGGCGTCGTTATCGGCCACCACTTGGAACTGTTCTTGATAGAAGTTTTGTGCAGGAACACCCAGATCGAGGGCGAGCTGTTTTACCGCTTTCATGTAAGGCGCAGGGCCGCAGGTCATCACGGTGCGGCTGGCAATATCAGGGCAAATCTGTTCCAGCGTTTCACGCGTAATTCTGCCGGTGAGAAACTCAGGGCTCGCGTCGCTTTCAGCCATGAGCGTTAGCTTCAGCTGTGAATAACTCGCATCGAGATCGCGCCACTCATTGGCAAAAATCACGTCGCGTGGGGTACGCACATTGAAAATGACCTGCACATGGACTTCTGGGCGATTCGCCAATAGCCAGCGGGTCATAGACATGATTGGCGTAACGCCACAGCCAGCGGCAAGCATCAGGTAGCGATCGGCAGGTGCATTGGCGCAGGTAAATTCGCCTTGCGCATCGGAGAGCCACAGCTGTTGCCCCGGATGAACTTCCTGTGTCAGCCAGCGCGAGCCTTCGCCGTCGGGTAAGCAACGCACGCTGATCGTAATGAATTTACTTTGCCCCGGAGACGAAGAGAGCGTGTAAGCGCGCAGCGTTTCTTCGCTA harbors:
- the hcr gene encoding NADH oxidoreductase, yielding MTMPTPLCPNQMQVHSIHQETPDVWTISLICHDFYRYHPGQYALVSIRDSEETLRAYTLSSSPGQSKFITISVRCLPDGEGSRWLTQEVHPGQQLWLSDAQGEFTCANAPADRYLMLAAGCGVTPIMSMTRWLLANRPEVHVQVIFNVRTPRDVIFANEWRDLDASYSQLKLTLMAESDASPEFLTGRITRETLEQICPDIASRTVMTCGPAPYMKAVKQLALDLGVPAQNFYQEQFQVVADNDADGATLKLTTNTPLHTYHAPVGATLLFAMEQNKLPIQAACRAGVCGCCKTRILSGDYTTSSTMTLTPDEIAQGYVLACSCQLNSDVVIA